One window of Elaeis guineensis isolate ETL-2024a chromosome 11, EG11, whole genome shotgun sequence genomic DNA carries:
- the LOC105054285 gene encoding glyoxylate/hydroxypyruvate reductase HPR3, giving the protein MASSEEQPESRPPVLLLRMVAPAYDDAVSAKFHVLRPWESPLPRDQFLAAHAGSVRALLISSLVTLDDATLDALPRLGCVVTTSSGVNHIDLAACARRGIAVANAGTVFSADAADYAVGLLIDVLRRVSTSDRYVRRGLWPVKGDYPLGFKLGGKRVGIVGLGSIGSETAKRLVAFGCTILYYSRKNKPSVPYKYFPNVCDLAAESDILIVSCALTSETHHIINKDVMTALGKEGIIVNVGRGPLVDEAELVRRLMQGELGGAGLDVFENEPAVPKELFLMDNVVLTPHRAIFTSESLADLGQLLVANLEAFFSNRPLLTPVNHNDL; this is encoded by the exons ATGGCCTCGTCGGAGGAGCAACCGGAGTCGCGGCCGCCGGTCCTTCTCCTCCGGATGGTGGCCCCCGCGTACGACGACGCCGTGTCGGCGAAGTTCCACGTCCTCAGGCCGTGGGAGTCCCCGCTGCCCCGCGACCAGTTCCTCGCCGCCCACGCCGGCTCCGTCCGCGCCCTCCTCATCAGCAGCCTCGTCACTCTCGACGACGCCACCCTCGACGCCCTCCCACGCCTCGGATGCGTCGTCACCACCAGCTCCGGCGTCAACCACATCGACCTCGCCGCCTGCGCCCGCCGCGGCATCGCCGTCGCCAATGCCGGCACCGTCTTCTCGGCTGACGCCGCGGACTACGCCGTCGGCCTCCTGATCGACGTCCTCCGCCGCGTGTCCACCTCCGACCGCTACGTCCGACGGGGTCTGTGGCCGGTCAAGGGAGACTATCCTCTTGGTTTTAAG TTAGGTGGCAAGCGAGTTGGGATTGTTGGCCTGGGAAGCATTGGGTCTGAAACAGCGAAAAGGCTTGTAGCATTTGGCTGTACTATCCTGTATTATTCAAGGAAAAATAAGCCTTCTGTGCCATATAAATACTTTCCAAATGTTTGTGATCTTGCAGCTGAAAGCGACATTCTCATCGTGTCTTGTGCACTGACCAGTGAAacacatcatatcatcaacaaagatGTCATGACAGCATTAGGAAAGGAGGGAATCATTGTAAATGTCGGACGGGGGCCTCTAGTTGATGAGGCTGAACTTGTCAGGCGCTTGATGCAAGGTGAGCTTGGAGGTGCTGGTCTTGATGTGTTCGAGAATGAACCTGCTGTGCCCAAAGAGCTTTTCCTCATGGACAATGTAGTTTTGACACCTCACCGAGCCATTTTTACTTCAGAATCCTTAGCTGACCTGGGTCAACTGCTTGTAGCCAATCTAGAGGCTTTCTTCTCAAATAGACCATTACTTACACCGGTTAATCATAATGATTTATAG